Proteins from one Gossypium raimondii isolate GPD5lz chromosome 8, ASM2569854v1, whole genome shotgun sequence genomic window:
- the LOC105791461 gene encoding cytochrome c oxidase subunit 5C, which translates to MAGSRVAHATLKGPSVVKEIVIGITLGLCAGGLWKMHHWNEQRKVRAFYDMLEKGEISVIAEE; encoded by the coding sequence ATGGCTGGTTCCAGGGTTGCTCATGCTACCTTGAAAGGACCAAGTGTTGTTAAGGAGATAGTTATCGGAATAACACTTGGCCTTTGTGCCGGTGGGCTTTGGAAGATGCATCACTGGAATGAGCAGAGGAAAGTGAGAGCATTCTACGACATGCTCGAGAAAGGTGAAATCAGTGTCATTGCAGAAGAATAA
- the LOC105791462 gene encoding uncharacterized protein LOC105791462, producing MPIRFCSPRFLVFVFLISAIPIAYIISEERAVPTTHVFHYHSAGFFRECAKWDDQGRRFLVSFLEGGVGEIRVPDDYAPGPGAVVLKEVTLVKDFDLAGNSSLGIAVDRLRNRLLVVVADLLGNRYSGLAAYDLSSWKRLFLTRLSGPSDEKSFADDVAIDAGGNAYVTDAKASKIWKVGADGEFLSIIRNPLFTPKQWYKTLVALNGIVYHPDGYLIVIHTFSGNLFKIDLAKGYEVKLIEVVGGSLVFGDGLDLLSPTKLVVAGNPSGRLVESSDGWETASVVAKFKGPIHRLSTAATVKDGKVYLNHLVGMGYPKKTHALVEAVF from the exons ATGCCGATAAGGTTTTGCTCTCCTCGATTCCTTGTTTTCGTCTTCCTCATATCGGCAATCCCCATCGCTTACATCATCTCCGAGGAACGTGCCGTGCCTACCACCCACGTTTTCCACTACCATAGCGCCGGCTTTTTCCGGGAGTGCGCCAAGTGGGACGACCAAGGCCGGCGCTTCCTCGTCAGTTTCTTGGAAGGCGGCGTCGGTGAAATCCGGGTTCCCGACGATTACGCACCGGGACCGGGGGCTGTCGTGTTGAAAGAGGTCACCCTGGTCAAAGATTTTGACTTGGCCGGAAATTCTTCCCTCGGAATCGCCGTCGACAGGCTCAGAAACCGGCTGCTTGTGGTTGTCGCCGACTTGCTCGGCAACCGATACAGCGGTCTCGCGGCTTATGATTTGTCATCGTGGAAGCGGCTATTTCTAACCCGGCTCAGTGGCCCTA GCGATGAAAAATCCTTCGCCGATGACGTCGCAATAGATGCCGGTGGTAATGCGTATGTCACCGATGCTAAAGCCAGCAAAATCTGGAAAGTCGGTGCCGATGGCGAGTTCTTGTCTATCATAAGAAACCCACTCTTCACTCCAAAACAGTGGTACAAAACCTTGGTCGCATTGAACGGAATCGTTTACCACCCCGACGGTTATTTGATCGTGATCCACACTTTCAGTGGTAATTTGTTTAAGATCGATCTGGCCAAGGGATATGAAGTGAAGTTGATCGAGGTTGTTGGAGGCTCATTAGTCTTCGGTGATGGTCTAGATCTACTATCTCCGACAAAGCTCGTCGTCGCCGGGAACCCTTCGGGGAGATTGGTGGAGAGCTCTGACGGATGGGAGACGGCTTCCGTGGTGGCGAAGTTTAAGGGGCCCATCCATCGGTTGTCAACGGCGGCGACGGTGAAGGATGGGAAGGTTTATCTCAACCATTTGGTTGGGATGGGGTACCCCAAGAAAACACATGCCCTTGTTGAGGCAGTTTTCtga